CGTGCGCGACGGGACGTCGAGTTCCTTGACCTCCAGCATGATGATCTTTGCGCTACCGAGCATTCCGACCAAATCTGCGCAGTAGCTGCGCATTGCCGGTCCTTGTTGGTTCGGGTACGGTGTAAACAGCTTGAGTCTGCCAAGACGTTGGCGGTCACAGTGGACTTCCAGCGCGCTATGAATGGCCGTCTGCACCACATTTTCATTTCCGGTCGCCACTTCGTTGTCCCCACTCCATCAATGGCCGGTGGTCGAGTTCTACAAATCCCACCATCGGCTGCGCGATTTCTTTCGCTGGCGGTCCGCATACTTTGCGAGCTCGCCAGATTCCACAATATCAAAAGCCTTGATCTTGGCGTCGAGCATTTCGCGAAATTTCAGTTTTCCGCACTTGCCATCGATCTGCAGCTGGTAGGCGCCTGCCGTCTTCGTCCAAAGAACCTCGATGATGTAGCGCTTGTGCTTGATGGTGTGATGAAATTGGCTGCGCGTGTGCCAGCGACTGGAGGAAACAAAGGTGCGGCGACGGCTCAAGTAGCGCCGCTGCGACTCCATGAGGTTGCTGGCCAGCGTTGTGTCGGTGAGGTGATCGCAACAGATCTCGCCCACCTCCATCGTGCCCCACTTCGGGTGATAGACGGCGAAGACATAGCGAATTTCGTTGCCGCACAACTCACATGATCCGTCCAGGCCACCGAGGTCATCCCAGCCGCAATGCGTCCAGCCGACACGTGGGGGAATAATGCCGTGCTCGGCTGCATGGCACCCTTTGCAGATCGTCGAGCACAGCTCGTAAGGGTGCTCCCAAGGCTTGTGCCCGGGCAAGTAGCGCTTGTGGTGCACCTGAAGAACCGCACCGCTCGAAGCCGTGCGGCCGCACACCGTGCAGGTGAAGTCATCAAGACGGAAGACTTCCGAGCGGTATACCTTCCACGCCTTGCTCCGGTAAGAGTCCATGATCCAACTAACGCCCTTGCCAGAACGTCTTTGCGATGGGCATTGATCATGCACGAGATGAGCAGCGCGTGCAGCTGTTTTTTCCTTGAACCAGGCGTCCAATTCCAATGGTAGCCTGGTGTCGTATGGCTATTTTTCGCTTCATGCAGAGATATGCAGCGGCACGATCC
This genomic window from Variovorax sp. V93 contains:
- a CDS encoding HNH endonuclease; amino-acid sequence: MDAWFKEKTAARAAHLVHDQCPSQRRSGKGVSWIMDSYRSKAWKVYRSEVFRLDDFTCTVCGRTASSGAVLQVHHKRYLPGHKPWEHPYELCSTICKGCHAAEHGIIPPRVGWTHCGWDDLGGLDGSCELCGNEIRYVFAVYHPKWGTMEVGEICCDHLTDTTLASNLMESQRRYLSRRRTFVSSSRWHTRSQFHHTIKHKRYIIEVLWTKTAGAYQLQIDGKCGKLKFREMLDAKIKAFDIVESGELAKYADRQRKKSRSRWWDL